The DNA sequence GCCGCGGCTCCCCCCGCTGGCTCCTCCTTCGGGGGGAGGTGACCGAGCCGGGCTCCACCCGCTgccacccccatcccccccccccccgggaccccgaCGGCAACCCCCGGCACTCCCCGGGTGGGTGCTCCCCGGAGGGTTCCCGTGATCCCTGAGCATCCCTGGGTGGGTGTTTGTGGGTGAGCAGCCTGGGGTGGGGACGTGGGTGGGGTCCCCAGGGTGGGTTCTCCAGGATGGGGTCCCTAGGGTGGGCGTCCCCAGGGTGGGCTCCCTTGGAAGAGCACCCCAGGGTGGGTTTATGTGGGTGGGAACCTCCAGATGGGCGCCTCCAGATGGGTGCCCCCAGATGGGCACCCTGGGATGAGGACCCCCGCATGAGCACCTCTGGTTGAGCACCCCTGGGTGGGCACCTCCAGATGGGCACCTCCAGATGGGCACCCTTAAAAATGCACCCTTGAGATGAGCACCCCCAGACCAGCACCTCTGCNNNNNNNNNNNNNNNNNNNNNNNNNNNNNNNNNNNNNNNNNNNNNNNNNNNNNNNNNNNNNNNNNNNNNNNNNNNNNNNNNNNNNNNNNNNNNNNNNNNNNNNNNNNNNNNNNNNNNNNNNNNNNNNNNNNNNNNNNNNNNNNNNNNNNNNNNNNNNNNNNNNNNNNNNNNNNNNNNNNNNNNNNNNNNNNNNNNNNNNNNNNNNNNNNNNNNNNNNNNNNNNNNNNNNNNNNNNNNNNNNNNNNNNNNNNNNNNNNNNNNNNNNNNNNNNNNNNNNNNNNNNNNNNNNNNNNNNNNNNNNNNNNNNNNNNNNNNNNNNNNNNNNNNNNNNNNNNNNNNNNNNNNNNNNNNNNNNNNNNNNNNNNNNNNNNNNNNNNNNNNNNNNNNNNNNNNNNNNNNNNNNNNNNNNNNNNNNNNNNNNNNNNNNNNNNNNNNNNNNNNNNNNNNNNNNNNNNNNNNNNNNNNNNNNNNNNNNNNNNNNNNNNNNNNNNNNNNNNNNNNNNNNNNNNNNNNNNNNNNNNNNNNNNNNNNNNNNNNNNNNNNNNNNNNNNNNNNNNNNNNNNNNNNNNNNNNNNNNNNNNNNNNNNNNNNNNNNNNNNNNNNNNNNNNNNNNNNNNNNNNNNNNNNNNNNNNNNNNNNNNNNNNNNNNNNNNNNNNNNNNNNNNNNNNNNNNNNNNNNNNNNNNNNNNNNNNNNNNNNNNNNNNNNNNNNNNNNNNNNNNNNNNNNNNNNNNNNNNNNNNNNNNNNNNNNNNNNNNNNNNNNNNNNNNNNNNNNNNNNNNNNNNNNNNNNNNNNNNNNNNNNNNNNNNNNNNNNNNNNNNNNNNNNNNNNNNNNNNNNNNNNNNNNNNNNNNNNNNNNNNNNNNNNNNNNNNNNNNNNNNNNNNNNNNNNNNNNNNNNNNNNNNNNNNNNNNNNNNNNNNNNNNNNNNNNNNNNNNNNNNNNNNNNNNNNNNNNNNNNNNNNNNNNNNNNNNNNNNNNNNNNNNNNNNNNNNNNNNNNNggggctggggaggtgggtTGGGGCCATGGGGTTGGGGACACCGTTTGGGGACACCAGATGGGGACATGGCTTGGAGAGAGGTGTTGGGGCCACAGGGCTggggtcagtgctggggagaggggctggggacatgagatggggatgtggggctggagacatggggctgggggcagagcgtGGGGCTGAAGGCTGGGACCTTGCGTCTGGGACCATGGGGTTGGGGTCATGGGTTAGGGACATGGTCTGAGGACACCAGGTGGTgacatggggctggggacatcATTTGGGGCCACCTGTTGGGGCCGGGGCAGGGGTCCTGGGCTCGGGGGCCGGACACTGCAGCCGGGTGGGTTTCAGGAGCGGTGCCGAGCTCTGGGTGGGGGCAGCGTGCGacccctgcctccctgcccccaAGCCACCCCCCAGGATTTTCGGCCAAGCGCCCACCCCAGCGCCATGCCTGGGCAGGATCCTAGCAGATCCCATGGGCTCCCTGCTGCGAAGGGGTTAAGAGGCGCAGGTGCTGCGTAGGGCCCCGGcctccttcctgctctcctcccccagctccGGGATATAAACCCGGCCTTgccagcccggcccggcccctcGCAGCCTCCTGCGGCCTCCTTGCGCCCTGCAGCCTTGCAACCTGCTCGCAATCTTCCTCCAGCCTCCCAAGACCTCCGTGCGCGCTCCTTGCAACCTCCCCACAAACTCCTTGCAACCCCCTTGCGTGCTCCTTGCGTGCTCCTTGCAACCTCCTTGCAACCTCCCCCAAACCTCATTACAACCTCGTTGCAACCTGGTTGCAACCCCCTTGCAAGCTTCTTGCAACATCCTTGGAACCCTCTTGCAGCCTCACCACCTCCTTGTGACCCTCCCTTGAGCCTCTTGCCCCCTTCTGGCCCTGCTTGCTGCCCCCCTGCCCGCGCCCCCCACCGCCACCATGTCCGTGCCGGTGCCCAGGACGACCACCCGGAGCAGCTCCGTCCGCTCCTTCAGCTCCCGCTCCTACACCGCCGGCCCCGCTGCCAGGATGAGCGCAGCCTCGGCCTTCGGGGGCTTCGGGGGGGGGCGGTACAGTGCCGGGGGGCTCTACCGGGGCCCGGCCACCtcctgcggggccggggggggcatCGCGGCCGTCAGCGTCAACCAGAGCCTGCTGACGCCCCTCAACCTGGAGATCGACCCCAGCATCCAGCGGGTGCgcaaggaggagaaggagcagatCAAGACCCTCAACAACAAGTTTGCCTCCTTCATCGACAAGGTGAGGCcgggagccccctgccccactgtgctggccccggggggctttgggggggaCACGGCCCCGTCCCACTTTTGCTCGCCCCAAAGCTCTCCTGGTGGTGGGGCCGGAGGTGGCTGGGACCCTCTGGGGACCTCCCGACCCCCTCAGGGACCTCCTGGGTGCATCCTGAGCACTTTGGGGATGTTGACACCCCCTGGGgacctccccctccccccccgggGACACTGGGAACCCCTCTGGGACCTCCTGGACCCTTTGGGCACATCCTGACCCCTTTGGGGACATGGAGACCCCCTTGGGGACCTCCTGAGCCCGTCAGGGACCTTCTGCACCTGGTGGGCACATCCTGACCCCTTTGGGGACCTCCTGGCCCCTTTGGGGACACCAAGACCCCCTTGGGGACACCCCAGACCCCCTCGGGGACCTCCTGACCCCTTTGGGCACATCTTGCTCCCCTTGGGGACCTGCTGCCCCCTGGGGACGTGCCGTGGGGACACTCCTGTCCTACCACGAGACGTGATGGGGGTGGCAcagggtgggagctggggggtggAGGGCAATATCCCTTTGTTGTCACCCCCCTCaacctcccttcctccccctgccccccagtCTGGGTGCTCTGTGGGGCTTCACCCCatggtggggatggggggggcagcagggggtcCATGGGGCCAGCCCCACTCTGCACCCAGCACACCGAGCTtgcacccccccaccccaaacgTGCCCCCCAGGACTACAGATTTGCACCACAAACGTGCACCTGACACCCCCACGCTTGCAGCCAGCACCCCAAAGCTGCATCCCAAACCCGCACCCAGCACCCCACGCCTGCATTCCACATCCACACCCAGCACCCCAAAgtggcacccagcaccccagaCTTGCACCCAGCACCCACACCCCAAGCCCCCAAGTTGCTCCCCAGCCCCCACACTTGTACTtgctcccccctcctcctccccaagCCTCACAGCACCGCGCTGAGCCCCCCGTCCTGGTGCCCCCACACCGAGGTGGTGCCACCGCCCCGTTCCACCCCCCCAGGTGCGGTTCCTGGAGCAGCAGAACAAGATGCTGGAGACCAAgtgggggctgctgcagaaCCAGAAGCCCCCCCGCAGCAACCTGAGCGCGCTCTTCGAGGCATACGTGGGCACCCTGCGGCGCCAGCTCGacagcctggggcaggagcGGCTGCGGCTGGAGGCCGAGCTGGGCAGCATGCAGGGGCTGGTCGAGGAGTTCAAGAACAAGTGAGGGCTCGGGGGGGCTAAAACGTGTCCCCCCCATGGTGGTCCCGGGGTTTGGGGGGTGGCTGTTGCGGAGGCGGCTTTGCCTTGCTGCTCATGGACGGGGTGTGCTGCTGGGTGGGTCCCCGTGTCCCTCTGTCACcgtgtccccatgcccccctGTACCCAGATCCCTGCGTCCCCatatccccatgtccccaagtgcctccatccccatgtccccacggCCCTACATCTCTGGGTCCCCAcatccccctgtccccaccctTGTTTTTGTCTGTGTCCCTTCATCCCCATGCCCCGCGTTCTTCTGATATCCCAAGTCCCTGCACCTCTgggtccccgtgtcccctggTACACggccccatgtccccatcacTCCCACCTCCCTGCATCCCTGCGCCCCCATGTCCCCTACGTCCCTGTGTCCCTACGCCTCTGGGtacccctgtccccatgtccccccatcCCTGTACCCCCGCCGAGCCTCCCCTGTGCCCGCAGGTATGAAGAGGAGATCAACCACCGCACCGAGAAGGAAAACGAGTTTGTGCTGCTGAAAAAGGNNNNNNNNNNGGGGGTGCAGCTAGGGGACCCCCGCTCAGCCCCCCgtgccctgcaggagctgcgggAGCTGCAGTCGCAGGTGTCGGACACGTCGGTGGTGCTCTCCATGGACAACAACCGCAGCCTGGACCTGGATGGGATCATCGCCGAGGTGAAGGCGCAGTACGAAGACATCGCCAACCGCAGCCGCGCCGAGGCCGAGAGCATGTACCAGATCAAGGTGGGGGGGTGCCCCGAGCCCCGGGCTGCTCCGTCCCCCGGGACGCCCACACTGGGGTGCTCCGTCCCACAGAATTCTCCGTCCCCAGGGATGCTCCGTCCCCTGGGACGCTTCATCCCCCAGGACCCTCCATGCCCCAGGATGCTCCGTCCCCTGGGACGCTCCGTGCCCTAGGACATCCCGCCCGTTGGGATGCTGTGACCCCCAGGATGCTCCGTCCCCCAGGACACCCCCTACCCTGGGATGCTCCATCCCCCAGCACACCCCGCACACTGCGACGCCCAGTCTCGCCGTCTGggtcctgctcctcctgcccttgcCCAACCCTCCCCGCCCGGGGGCCAGGCggctgctcccagtgctcccagtgtcTGCAGCGTGGGCGCGCCAGGCCCCGTGACGGCCGCCCCAACCGGcccggctgcagcagccccagccctgagcaTCGCCCCCGGCACACCCAGGCTCGCCCCAGCTCCTTGCTCCCCGATTTCCCGAGCCAGAGGAGCTCGTGGGGCTGCGGCGCTGAGGGGCGCGGGATGCCCTcaccagagcccccagccccgtccccgctctcccagagcccccccagggGCTGTTCCCTTCGGTGGACTCATCCCAGCTGTCACCCCCCTGGCACCGCTGCAGGGCGGCTGGGGGAGCACATGGGGACCCCGAGCGGGGCTGGGAGTGGGGGTACCCCAAAGTCCTTTCCCCCTCGCCCCCTCAGGTGCTGTGCCCCCAAGGTGTCGTGGCCCCACGAGTCTGTGGCTGTGTGCTTTGGTGATTGTGATTCCACGATTCCCTAATTCCACAATCCCCTCATTTCACAACCCCACAATCTTACGATCCCCTAACTTTGTGACCCCCTAATTTCACACTCCCCCAACGTGGTgaccccccgcgcccccccgcaGTACGAGGAGCTGAAGACGACGGCGGGCAAGCACGGGGCTGACCTGCGCAGCACCCGCGGGGAGATCAGCGAGCTGAGCCGGCTCGTCCAGCGCACCCAGGCCGAGATCGAGGCGCTCAAGAACCAGGTGGGGCCCAGGCGGAGCTGcccccgccctcctcctcctccgccttcctcctccaccctCGGCACCCCAGGGCCCCCCCGCGGCCCCATGGGGGGGCCCGGCCcatggaggtgctggggtgcaaggggggggatgctggggggcAAAGGAAGGGTACGGGGCTGAAGGGTGTGGTACAGGGGTGCAAGGGAGGACACTGGGGTGCAAGGGGGGGATGCTGGGGTGCAGGGTGGGACGGGGGGGTGCAAGGCGGGACGGGGGTGCAAGGCGGGATGCTGGCATGTAaggggaggaggctgctggggtGCAAGGGGGGATGTGGCACAGTGCAAGGGGGGACACTGGGGGGTGCAAAGAGAGAGATGGGTTGCAAGGGGAGAGGCTGCGCAGTGCAAGGGGGGGACGCCAGGGTGCGAGGGCCCCCCAAACCCTTGTGTGAGGGGACCCCCCCGTGCGCCACAGCGGGCCAGCCTGGAGGCGGCCATCGCGGAGGCGGAGGAGCGTGGGGAGCTGGCGCTGAAGGACGCGCGGGGCAAACTGGCGGAGCTGGAGGCGGCGCTGCAGAAGGCGAAGCAGGATCTGGCCCGGACACTGCGCGAGTACCAGGAGCTGATGAACGTCAAGCTGGCCCTGGACATCGAGATCGCGACCTACAGGAAGCTGCTGGAGGGCGAGGAGAGCAGGTGGGGGCCCCTCAGCGCCACCCTTTTTTGGGGGCACCCATCCTTCCCCCCCTCAgcggtgctgagctgccccccccttccccgcaGGCTGGAGGCGGGCGTGCAGAACCTGAGCATCCACACCAGGACGGCGAGCTACGCGGGTAagggggggtcctggggctgcgaccccctccccaccaccccaaATGGCTcagtgcccccccccctccttaCCCACCCCCTTCTCGTTGCAGCCGGCTATGGTGGGGGCTTTGTGGGGGGCCTCGGGGGGGGGCTTTGGGagctccttctccagcagctaTGCTGtgccgcccccagccctggagggCTCCCCCGTGGCCAAGTCGCGCGCCATCGTCATCAAGAAGATCGAGACCCGCGACGGCAAGCTGGTGTCCGAGTCCTCCGACGTGCTGGCCAactgagcccccccagccccccccgaAGCCGTTTGCGGCTGGATCCGGACCCCCAGGAGGGATGGGACCCGCCCCCCCGATGGGACCCCTCCCCGACACCCTCCTCTTGTCCCGTCCTGAGCCAGGGCCCCGCCGTCCACCCGTCTGTCCTGCGTCCCCCTGTCCGTCCCGTGCCCCCCTCTGTGTCTGAGCCACTGGgggggtgctgtggggtccccCCCCACACTGTgacccccctcctctccccccccagtacagggctggggggggtcgGGGCTCCTGCAATAATAAACCCTTTGAAACCCAGAGCGTGACTGTGTGCTGAGGGTGGGGGGGCATCAAAAAGGGGGGCAAAGGGGGTCTAGGTGGGGGCGTCAAAGGGGGGGAGCATCAAAAAGGGGGAGCAAAGGGGGTCTAGGTGGGGGTGTCAAAGGGGGGGAGAACCAAGCAGGGGCGGAAGGGGGCCTTGAGGGGTGTCACCCtcagggcagggctgccagcacccacctgGGAGTCCCAGGATCTGTCCCAGGGGTCCCgggctccctcccagcccccaaccccctgccctgcagggccGGGCCCCCTGGGTGCCCCCATTAATTACTGCACTCGTTAGGGCTGCGCTAACAGGGCAGGGGTCATGCTGCAGCCTTCCAACTCAAACCGGCCCAGTTCCACCCGATTTCCACCCAAACCCAAGACCTCCTCTAGGAACCAGCACCCCTCGCTCCCCCCCCATGCTGGGGCCCCCGTGAGATTCTCTGGTGTCTCGTATGAGGGTTGTGCCcgtgggggggggaggggggcaaaaaaaaaccaaacctttTCCTTTGCCCGTTCCCCCCCCCTCAAAAAGCTgcggccctgccctgcccgggggcTTTGTTCCCGTGCTGGGGACCGGGCGGGGGTGGCAGGACGGGACCCTTGCCCCCGGGTTCACGGTTACAGCATTGGGATCGATCCTgatggtgctggggggggtcGGTGCCCCCCAGGCACCCCCCAGGCACCCCCGGACCCGCGGGACGCCCCCAAAGCGTCCCTGGAGGGGGTGTTATTGGGGGGGCAGTGGGAATTGGGGTGCTCGGGGGTGGGGGATGTGGGGGGGGCAGTGGGAATTGGGGTGCTCGGTGGGGAGGGTGCCGGGCCCCATTACCGGCCCGGGGGTGACACCTGGCGTCAGCACCGCGAACGTCGCTCCGCACAGCGCTCGCTGCTAATTGCCGCTAATTGCCGCTAATTAATTATCGCTAATTACCGCCCccgccccctcctccctctgcaCCCAACCCCTGCTTGTtcactaattaattaattaattaactaatggggagagaaggggctgcattgtggggtgggggtgtgggggggttCCTGGGTGGCCACAAGAGGCCCCCAGGAGCATTCCCGACGCCTCCCAGCTCTGGGGGGGTGCCGCGGGCTGCCTGGAGGGGGGGGATAAGGAGACCCTGACCCTGTGGGGGGGGTGTTTGGAACAACGagacccccccccgccccaaagcatccccccccagcagctccagccccccctttccccttcctgcccACCCCCCCGGGTGAATTTTGGGGCTGCAGGCGCTGGGGGGCAGCAGAGGAGCGGGGACGGCGCGGGCGGCGGGGTggagccgcc is a window from the Oxyura jamaicensis isolate SHBP4307 breed ruddy duck chromosome 33, BPBGC_Ojam_1.0, whole genome shotgun sequence genome containing:
- the LOC118155556 gene encoding keratin, type II cytoskeletal 8-like, with translation MSVPVPRTTTRSSSVRSFSSRSYTAGPAARMSAASAFGGFGGGRYSAGGLYRGPATSCGAGGGIAAVSVNQSLLTPLNLEIDPSIQRVRKEEKEQIKTLNNKFASFIDKVRFLEQQNKMLETKWGLLQNQKPPRSNLSALFEAYVGTLRRQLDSLGQERLRLEAELGSMQGLVEEFKNKYEEEINHRTEKENEFVLLKKXXXXGVQLGDPRSAPRALQELRELQSQVSDTSVVLSMDNNRSLDLDGIIAEVKAQYEDIANRSRAEAESMYQIKYEELKTTAGKHGADLRSTRGEISELSRLVQRTQAEIEALKNQRASLEAAIAEAEERGELALKDARGKLAELEAALQKAKQDLARTLREYQELMNVKLALDIEIATYRKLLEGEESRLEAGVQNLSIHTRTASYPAMVGALWGASGGGFGSSFSSSYAVPPPALEGSPVAKSRAIVIKKIETRDGKLVSESSDVLAN